One window of the Psilocybe cubensis strain MGC-MH-2018 chromosome 12, whole genome shotgun sequence genome contains the following:
- a CDS encoding putative glycosidase C21B10.07, which produces MTPRDPLSCLLVILIIVTLISALPDQAGVSSRLAKSLHQSYESLWPTKWGRSLNSQKRDDSDSGTLTNPDGTPFIWLPQDTYAGQTFFDEWDFFDVDDPTHYVNKSTAQEMGLFWVADNGTVFMKADDTSVLPFNASRASIRITSQKIYTTGLFILDLNRAPWGCAIWPAFWTFGNPWPHVGEIDILEGVHDNEHNQITWHTDAGCIFDTNATFTGQVGNTDCVANETVNIGCDVVEWSRASYGPFFESQGGGVLAMKWDENDISVWSFFRAAIPADITAGTPNPSLWGVPSAMLRNTMCDIPKYFANHSIVFDITFCGVWAGNSYATSGCPGTCADRIMDPANFENATWSINSLKVYRKQVLAVGHGNTSAASSLKLQSVLAVLAGSLIIPVFLLLV; this is translated from the exons ATGACACCTAGAGATCCACTATCTTGTCTGCTTGTAATCTTAATCATCGTCACTTTGATATCCGCCCTCCCAGATCAAGCCGGAGTCTCTTCAAGGCTAGCGAAGAGTCTTCATCAATCGTACGAGAGCCTCTGGCCGACAAAATGGGGCCGTTCTCTCAACTCACAAAAGAGGGATGACAGTGATTCTGGCACCCTTACCAACCCTGATGGCACTCCGTTTATTTGGCTGCCACAGGATACGTATGCAGGGCAGACATTTTTTGA TGAATGGGATTTCTTTGACGTCGACGATCCAACACA CTATGTCAATAAGTCCACCGCTCAAGAGATGGGATTATTCTGGGTGGCAGATAATGGGACGGTTTTTATGAAAGCAGATGACACTTCGGTTCTGCCATTTAATGCTAGTCGTGCAAG TATCAGAATCACAAGTCAAAAGATATATACCACTGGCCTGTTTATTTTGGACCTTAATAGAGCTCCTTGGGGTTGTG CTATTTGGCCCGCTTTCTGGACTTTTGGAAACCCTTGGCCCCAT GTGGGCGAAATTGATATCCTGGAGGGTGTACACGATAACGAACATAACCAGATAACATGGCACACTGACGCAG GTTGTATTTTTGATACCAACGCAACCTTCACAGGTCAAGTTGGG AATACCGACTGTGTGGCCAATGAAACTGTGAATATTGGATGCGATGTGGTGGAATGGAGTAGAGCCTCCTATGGCCCATTTTTTGAATCTCAAGGAGGAGGCGTCCTGGCCATGAAATGGGATGAAAATGATATTTCAGTTT GGTCTTTTTTCCGTGCTGCGATCCCTGCCGACATAACTGCAGGGACGCCGAATCCTTCCCTGTGGGGAGTGCCATCTGCGATGCTCAGGAACACTATGTGTGATATTCCAAAATACTTCGCCAATCATTCAATTGTTTTTG ATATCACATTTTGTG GCGTATGGGCTGGAAATTCTTATGCTACGAGTGGCTGCCCCGGCACCTGTGCAGATCGTATAATGGACCCTGCAAATTTTGAG AATGCAACTTGGAGCATTAACTCGCTCAAAGTTTATAGAAAACAGGTTTTGGCAGTCGGACATGGCAATACATCCGCTGCATCTTCCTTGAAGCTGCAGTCGGTTTTAGCGGTGTTGGCGGGATCCTTGATTATTCCAGTTTTTCTATTACTGGTTTAA